Below is a genomic region from Bacteroidota bacterium.
ACCGTCATTATTGTTTTCTGTTTTAATGTCATTCTCATTATTATTTTTTCTATACACGGTTTGGGAGAAACGCAAAAGTGCGAATTCTTTGAAGCAGTGATTCCCTTTTTGATTTGTGGGCTTTTATTAAAAATGGGGACCTGTTTGTATAATGTTATACAGGTCTGTAATCTGTGTTATTAATGTAAAGAGTTTGCATAAAATATAATCGGCTAATTATTAGTTTTGCACATACATTAATAATGAGTAATTTTGCAAATCAAATTTTAGGAATGAAGAGAATTAGGAATTTTTGCATAATTGCACATATCGACCATGGTAAAAGTACTTTGGCCGACAGAATGTTAGAATATACAAGTACTGTTACGGATCGTGAAAAGCAGGATCAATTGCTCGATAATATGGATCTCGAAAGGGAGAGGGGTATTACGATAAAGAGTCATGCTATTCAAATGGAGTACATGTATAAAGGAGAAGAATACGTTCTAAACCTAATTGATACTCCCGGGCATGTGGATTTTTCGTACGAAGTTTCGCGTTCTATAGCGGCTTGCGAGGGAGCTCTTCTTATTGTTGATGCCGCACAGAGTATTCAGGCACAGACAATTTCGAATTTGTATTTGGCTTTAGATAATGATCTTGAAATCATTCCGGTTCTTAATAAAGTAGATCTTCCCAGTGCTAATCCTGAAGAAGTTACAGATGATATCGTCAATCTAATTGACTGTGAACCCGAGGATGTTATACGCGCCAGTGCTAAAACAGGACTGGGTATTCAGGATATTCTTGATGCGATAATAGAAAGAGTGCCGGCTCCCGAAGGAGATCCGGATGCACCATTACAGGCTTTGGTTTTCGATTCTGTATTTAATCAGTTTAGAGGTATTGAAGCTTATTTCCGTGTTATTAACGGTTCGATAAAGAAAGGTCAGAAAGTGAAATTTCTGGCAACAGATAAAGAATATTTTGCCGATGAAATCGGTACTCTTAAACTTGAACAGGTTCCGAGAAAAACTATCGGTACAGGCGATGTTGGATATATTATCTCCGGTATAAAGGAAGCTCTCGATGTAAAGGTTGGTGATACCATTACCGATGCACTGAATCCTACAGAAGAAGCTATTGAAGGTTTTGAGGATGTGAAACCAATGGTTTTTGCCGGGATTTATCCTGTAGTTAACGATGATTTTGAAGAATTGAGAAATTCTTTGGAAAAGCTTCAGCTAAACGATGCATCACTTACATACGAAGCAGAGTCGTCAGCGGCTTTAGGTTTTGGCTTTCGTTGTGGCTTTCTTGGAATGCTCCACCTGGAAATCATTCAGGAGCGTCTGGAACGTGAGTTTGATATGACTGTTATAACTACTGTTCCTAATGTTGGTTATACAGCCTACCTTAATAAGGAGCCTGATACACCTATAAAAGTTAATAATCCTTCAGACTTGCCTGATTCTACTGTAATGAACAGGGTTGAGGAACCTTATATTACTGCCTCAATTATTACCAAAGCAGATTATGTAGGAGCCGTTATCGGACTTTGTATCGAGAAACGCGGTGAGATGAGAAATCAGGTTTATCTCACTCCTGACAGGGTTGAGTTAACATTCCACCTGCCTCTTGCAGAGATTGTATTTGATTTTTACGACAGGTTGAAGACTATTTCCCGTGGATATGCATCATTCGATTATTCGCCAATAGGCAAGAAAGAATCTCATTTGGTTAAAGTAGATATTTTGATTAACGGGGATAATGTTGATGCCTTATCAGCCCTGATACACAAAGACAATGCTTATAATATAGGGAAGAAGATGTGTGAGAAGCTGCGCAAGCTTATTCCCCGTCAACAATTCGATATTGCTATTCAGGCAGCTATTGGTGCCAAGATTATTTCGCGTGAAACCGTAAAAGCACTTCGAAAAGATGTAACAGCAAAATGTTATGGAGGTGATATCTCGCGTAAACGTAAGCTCCTGGAAAAACAAAAGAAAGGGAAGAAAAAGATGCGTCAGATCGGTAATGTAGAAGTGCCGCAATCAGCATTTATGGCAGTTCTTAAGTTAAACGAGTAGCATTTAAGATAATATTATATTCAGGTCTTGATTTTCTTATTGGAGAGTCAAGGCTTTTTTTTATCCATTTGGTCACCTTCCTCGAAGGCATCAGGCTTTTCAATAGAGTTTTTGCAGCATTGGCTACTCAAAATCTGCCGCTTCAATTGCGAAGTAATTATGAGTGCAAAATATAATTATTTGCGAATAATCCTTGGTTGAAGTATATACTTGCTACAGCAAAACAATATTAATATGAACGTTACTTTGTAGATGTATATTTTACTGAAATACAGAAAATTATAATGATATATTGAAGAGGTATAATTAATAATTTAGCATTTTTCTGTTTGTTCTTCTAGTACATCGATAAATAAAAACTCTGCTATAGCTGGTGTTTTCATGATATATACCCTGTAAAAAAAGCAATTTGTAAAAAAAAACCACAAAATTCTGTTAGATAATATTATTTACATACATTTGTAGCAAATAATATTATTTAATTTTAGAGTAAAATGATTAAAGGCACAGTAAAATTCTTCAACGAGTCTAAAGGTTTTGGATTCATTACAGAAGACGGTACAAGTAAAGAACATTTTGTACACATTTCAGGTTTAGTAGACGAAATCCGTGAAGGTGATGTTGTAGAATTTGATTTAAAAGAAGGTAAAAGAGGAATGAACGCAGTTAATGTTAAAGTAATTTAATATTTACACTCACTTTTTTTTACAAAGTAATAGCCTGTCATGAGTGATGGGCTTTTTTTTTGCCCAAAATTTAAAGTCTAAAGTCTAAAGTACACTTTGTACTTTAGACTTTAGACTTTGTACTTTATTACTCTATCGTAAATCCTTCAATACGTTAACTGCTTCTTCAACATAAGCATCTTTCTTAAGAAGTTTATGCCACGATTCTCTTTTCATTGCCAGTACAGTATCATTTTCAATTAGCTTAATTTCGTTTTGTGGTGATACAAAAGTAAGTCTGTTGTCGTATTTGTTAATAGGTTTAAATTTAGCAACTTCTTTCTCGAATTCATTATTCTCTTTTTTGAAGCTTTCTATATCTAAGGCTATTTTATCGTTCTCACGTCTGTTTTTTAACCACTTTGCATTCTCGTCAATCAGACTAAATTGTTCTGAATTAGCAACGCGTTTTGCACTTTTAGATTTAATAAAGTTAATATCGTGTTTTAAGGTCCACTTATCATATTTTAAAGGAGAAATAGTATCCCATGGCATTGGGTTTTCCTGTTCTTTTTCTCCAACGTTGAGATAAGTGTACCTGTCCGGTAGAGGAATATCCGATTTAACACCTTTTAATTGTGTGGCACCACCATCTATCCTGTAAAACTTCTGAATAGTTAGTTTTAACGATCCCAGTGGTTTTACCTCTAATCTTGGATTTATCAGTCTGTCCAAATCCCATATGTTTTGAACAGTTCCTTTACCATAGGTATGATCACTTCCAATAATAATTGCTCTTCCGTAATCTTTAAGAGCAGCTGCCAAAATCTCCGAAGCAGAGGCAGAATATTCGTTAACCATTACAACAAGAGGTCCGTCCCAAAGTATATCGGAACTTTCATCTTTAAGAATCTGAGGTTTTTTATCTCTCGATTTCACCTGTACAATCGGACCTTCTTTTATAAACAGACCGGACATCTTTACCGCAGTTTGCAGCGATCCTCCTCCGTTATTTCTTAAGTCTAAAATGATTCCTTCTACTCCTTCTTTTTTAAGATATTTAACTTCCTTTTCTACATCGTCACCCGCATTTCTCGCATTCTTGTCCATGAAGTTTATATAAAACTTCGGTAGATTAATAATGCCGAATTTCATTCCGTTTTTTTGGATTATAGCGCTTTTGGCAAAAGTTTCCTCAATTTCAACTACATCTCTTGTTATAAGTATTTCTTTCTTGCTTCCATCAAGTTTCTTAACAAATAAACGGACTTTAGTTCCCTTTTTACCTTTGATTAAATCTACAGCATCATCAAGACGCATTCCAACAATGTTTACAGGCTCACCCTTGTCTTGGGCAACTTTTAGTATCTTATCCTCTACTTCCAAATCTCCCTGTTTCCATGCGGGACTTCCGCTTATAACCTCTATAATTGTTACATACCCGTCTTTCGACTGTAGTCGGGCACCAATTCCTTCCAGCTGACCCGACATATCCTGATCAAACCTGTCTTTGTCGCGTGGAGCAAAATATGTTGTGTGAGGATCGAATTGCGAAGTAAGAATATTTAAATAAACCGAAAACCAATCGTCCCTATCCAGTTCCATTAATCTTTCGTTCCAACCATCAAAAGTTTTGAGGACTGACTCACGGGCTTCTTTTTCAATTTCATCATAGCTTTTAGCCTTGTAATCAGGATTATCTTTAAGTTCTTTTTCCTGAGATTCTTCAGCATCAGAAATTCTTACAAGAACATTATATTTAAGGTATAACCTCCATCTGTCTACAAGTTCCTCATGACTGTTTGCATAATCTAAACTGTCAGTGTTTGATTCTAAATATTCTTTTTTCGAAAAATCAAATGGTTCACTTAAAATATCCGTGTAAATAACTTTCACATCTTCAATTCTTTTTGAAACTCTTTGATAGGTTAAATCAAAAAATGTTAAGTCTC
It encodes:
- a CDS encoding carboxy terminal-processing peptidase, with translation MKKILKLTLLLSIIVGIGAAYGFYSRKPDKDRVLLELVQYVLEEGHYSPSKMDNNFSLTFYDNYIKSLDYSKRYFLKSDIEEFEPFNTLIDDQLKFGDLTFFDLTYQRVSKRIEDVKVIYTDILSEPFDFSKKEYLESNTDSLDYANSHEELVDRWRLYLKYNVLVRISDAEESQEKELKDNPDYKAKSYDEIEKEARESVLKTFDGWNERLMELDRDDWFSVYLNILTSQFDPHTTYFAPRDKDRFDQDMSGQLEGIGARLQSKDGYVTIIEVISGSPAWKQGDLEVEDKILKVAQDKGEPVNIVGMRLDDAVDLIKGKKGTKVRLFVKKLDGSKKEILITRDVVEIEETFAKSAIIQKNGMKFGIINLPKFYINFMDKNARNAGDDVEKEVKYLKKEGVEGIILDLRNNGGGSLQTAVKMSGLFIKEGPIVQVKSRDKKPQILKDESSDILWDGPLVVMVNEYSASASEILAAALKDYGRAIIIGSDHTYGKGTVQNIWDLDRLINPRLEVKPLGSLKLTIQKFYRIDGGATQLKGVKSDIPLPDRYTYLNVGEKEQENPMPWDTISPLKYDKWTLKHDINFIKSKSAKRVANSEQFSLIDENAKWLKNRRENDKIALDIESFKKENNEFEKEVAKFKPINKYDNRLTFVSPQNEIKLIENDTVLAMKRESWHKLLKKDAYVEEAVNVLKDLR
- the lepA gene encoding translation elongation factor 4, whose protein sequence is MKRIRNFCIIAHIDHGKSTLADRMLEYTSTVTDREKQDQLLDNMDLERERGITIKSHAIQMEYMYKGEEYVLNLIDTPGHVDFSYEVSRSIAACEGALLIVDAAQSIQAQTISNLYLALDNDLEIIPVLNKVDLPSANPEEVTDDIVNLIDCEPEDVIRASAKTGLGIQDILDAIIERVPAPEGDPDAPLQALVFDSVFNQFRGIEAYFRVINGSIKKGQKVKFLATDKEYFADEIGTLKLEQVPRKTIGTGDVGYIISGIKEALDVKVGDTITDALNPTEEAIEGFEDVKPMVFAGIYPVVNDDFEELRNSLEKLQLNDASLTYEAESSAALGFGFRCGFLGMLHLEIIQERLEREFDMTVITTVPNVGYTAYLNKEPDTPIKVNNPSDLPDSTVMNRVEEPYITASIITKADYVGAVIGLCIEKRGEMRNQVYLTPDRVELTFHLPLAEIVFDFYDRLKTISRGYASFDYSPIGKKESHLVKVDILINGDNVDALSALIHKDNAYNIGKKMCEKLRKLIPRQQFDIAIQAAIGAKIISRETVKALRKDVTAKCYGGDISRKRKLLEKQKKGKKKMRQIGNVEVPQSAFMAVLKLNE
- a CDS encoding cold shock domain-containing protein, with product MIKGTVKFFNESKGFGFITEDGTSKEHFVHISGLVDEIREGDVVEFDLKEGKRGMNAVNVKVI